GAACTGGACGCCCCGCCAGCCAATGTGAACACGCCCGAGGATCTGGCACGGCTGGCCGAGGACCAAAGGCGTAGCTGATTTTGGCGGCTTGTGCCGGTCCTTCGCATTTGCAATGGCAGTGCCGACTATGGCCGACCCCCGCATCATCGATATCGCGCTGGACGAAGCGACGATCCTGTGGCGGAACCCCGATATCGAGCAGGAACGGCGCATCGCGATCTTCGACCTGATCGAGGAGAACACCTTCAAGCCGATGCGCGCCTTCGGGGCTGGGCATGAAGGGCCGTACAAGCTGACCCTGTCGGTGGTCGATGGACGGCTGTCGATCGCCATCGATGACGAATCGGGCAATCGGCTGGAAGAACTGTTGCTGGGCCTTGCCCGCTTTCGCCGCCCGATCCGCGAGTATTTCGCGATATGCGACAGCTATTACCAGGCAATTCGCAAGGCCAGCCCGCAAGAGATCGAGACGATCGACATGGCCCGGCGCGGGGTTCACAACAACGCGGCGGAACTGTTGCTGGAACGGCTGGATGGCAAGGTAGAGACCGATTTCCCGACCGCGCGGCGGCTGTTCACGCTGATCTGCGTGCTGCACATCCGGGGCTGATCCGATGGCACTGCCCCGATTGCGCATGCCGCGAATCCGGCTGGCGCGCCCACGCCTCTGGCTGGTTTTCGCCGCCGTGGTGCTCGCCATCGTCGGGACGATCTGGTGGAAACAGGCGCACTGGACACCCGATGTGGCCGACTATCCTTTGCAGGGGGCATGGCTGTCGGACGGCGATGTCAAGGTGGTTCCGGCGCTGCCCGAACTCGGCGCGCGGTTCGTCTATGTGACCGCAAGTCTGGGTGCGAAGGGACAGAACGCCGATTTTTCGGCGACGGTGGAAGCCGCGCGGCAGGCCGGATTGCAGGCGGGCGCAGTTCATATCTACGATCCTTGCCGCCGCGCGGACGAGCAATCGGCCAACTTCGTCACGCTGGTCGCCCGCGATGCGGACCTGCTGCCGCCCGCCGTCTATCTCGACAAATCGGGGGAGGACTGCCCTCGCCGCGTGCGCCCCGCAGAGGTCGAATCGGAACTCGTCGTGTTCCTCAACCAGATCGAGAGCCACGCCGGGATGCGCGCCATCCTTGCGCCGAGCGAGCGGTTTGAGGAGGAGTACCACTTCGGCAGCCGGGCCGAGCGTGAGCTTTGGCTGACCCGCAACTGGATCGCGCCGGGCTATGCCGGGCGTCCTTGGGCGTTGTGGACCGCGAATACCGATCTGCGCACCGGCGTCGTTGGCGGCTCGGTCGCATGGGTCGTGGCGCGGCCCTAAGCGGTTAATCCGCACCCGCCAAGTTAATCCCCACCAGATTGCCCCCGCGCCCTTGCGGGACGTTCCGCCGATTGGGCAAGGAAACCCGCACCAAGGAGGACCGGGCAAGGCAATGGCGATTCTTTCCGACAAGTGGATCCGCGAACAGGCGCAGAATCAGGGTATGATCGAGCCCTTCGTCGAGGCTCAGAAGCGCGACGGTTGCATATCCTATGGCCTGTCGTCCTACGGCTATGACGCGCGCGTGGCGGACGAGTTCAAGATTTTCACCAACATCGACAGCGCTATTGTCGATCCCAAGGATTTCGCCAGCAACAGCTTCGTCGACAAGAAGACCGATTGCTGCATCATCCCGCCCAACAGTTTCGCACTGGCCCGCACGGTCGAATATTTCCGCGTGCCGCGCGACGTGCTGGTGATCTGCCTTGGCAAGAGCACCTATGCCCGGTGCGGCATCATCGTGAACGTCACCCCGCTGGAACCCGGCTGGGAAGGGCACGTCACGCTGGAATTTTCCAACACCACGCCGCTGCCCGCCAAGATCTATGCCAACGAAGGCGCGTGCCAATTCCTGTTCCTGAAAGGGAACGAGCCGTGCGAGGTCAGCTATGCC
The sequence above is a segment of the Croceicoccus naphthovorans genome. Coding sequences within it:
- a CDS encoding UPF0262 family protein, giving the protein MADPRIIDIALDEATILWRNPDIEQERRIAIFDLIEENTFKPMRAFGAGHEGPYKLTLSVVDGRLSIAIDDESGNRLEELLLGLARFRRPIREYFAICDSYYQAIRKASPQEIETIDMARRGVHNNAAELLLERLDGKVETDFPTARRLFTLICVLHIRG
- a CDS encoding glycoside hydrolase family 25 protein encodes the protein MPRIRLARPRLWLVFAAVVLAIVGTIWWKQAHWTPDVADYPLQGAWLSDGDVKVVPALPELGARFVYVTASLGAKGQNADFSATVEAARQAGLQAGAVHIYDPCRRADEQSANFVTLVARDADLLPPAVYLDKSGEDCPRRVRPAEVESELVVFLNQIESHAGMRAILAPSERFEEEYHFGSRAERELWLTRNWIAPGYAGRPWALWTANTDLRTGVVGGSVAWVVARP
- the dcd gene encoding dCTP deaminase, with amino-acid sequence MAILSDKWIREQAQNQGMIEPFVEAQKRDGCISYGLSSYGYDARVADEFKIFTNIDSAIVDPKDFASNSFVDKKTDCCIIPPNSFALARTVEYFRVPRDVLVICLGKSTYARCGIIVNVTPLEPGWEGHVTLEFSNTTPLPAKIYANEGACQFLFLKGNEPCEVSYADRAGKYMGQRGVTLPKL